In Candidatus Desulfofervidus auxilii, one genomic interval encodes:
- a CDS encoding DUF3343 domain-containing protein, which yields MFKQIKQKLLKKRASPQTKGLILVEDVATAMAIEKLLQGHGFSVKGVAPPPHLRKGCDLAVEFDLVEQMAIERILNKTNVSYEISPLNTNEPPLEITKIKEINGYILVRAANMKVTFDKNTAMIVNVSGGGCPDVPFLAQNLMGKRLEEAMVVMEKGHSLCAYMLKRAIEKGLELLNENH from the coding sequence ATGTTTAAACAGATTAAACAGAAACTATTGAAAAAAAGGGCTTCTCCTCAAACAAAGGGGTTAATTTTAGTGGAAGATGTGGCTACGGCTATGGCCATAGAGAAACTTTTGCAAGGGCATGGTTTTAGTGTTAAAGGAGTTGCTCCGCCGCCCCATTTGCGTAAGGGGTGTGATTTGGCAGTAGAGTTTGATTTAGTAGAACAAATGGCCATTGAGAGGATTTTAAATAAAACTAATGTTTCCTATGAAATTTCTCCTTTAAACACTAATGAACCCCCTTTAGAAATTACCAAAATAAAAGAAATAAATGGCTATATTTTAGTGCGAGCTGCAAATATGAAAGTTACTTTTGATAAAAACACAGCTATGATTGTCAATGTTTCAGGGGGTGGGTGCCCTGATGTCCCATTTTTGGCCCAAAATCTTATGGGTAAACGGTTAGAAGAGGCAATGGTGGTTATGGAAAAAGGCCATTCCCTCTGTGCCTATATGTTAAAGAGGGCAATTGAAAAAGGCCTTGAGTTATTAAATGAAAATCACTAA
- a CDS encoding NAD(P)H-hydrate dehydratase: MLVIGTIPIELKEVVTGSVIFKEGKLCAGPVSLEPNLGTSALLAASYMTLSALKQAPPQAILIGDKGEGKGTKKLFAWLKKNDLNKQTVICGHYMMPYVEEFKQIFPKLSQAAQYIVADAGMMYLAKGSGLARKVDVFTPDAGELAFLADKNATHPAYVKRILFEMDTDNMEDLIKEAYVAKNLPEFALVKGREDLIVKNGKIITSVSSPMVEAMEAIGGTGDALVGILSALITAGFSLDKASILAAKINRIAGNLAQPTPATTISEIIKFIPKAIKEVIK; encoded by the coding sequence ATGCTGGTCATTGGCACTATTCCCATTGAACTAAAAGAAGTTGTTACTGGGTCAGTAATTTTTAAAGAGGGAAAGCTGTGTGCTGGCCCGGTTTCTCTAGAACCAAACCTGGGCACCTCTGCCCTTCTGGCTGCTTCTTATATGACCCTTTCTGCCTTAAAACAGGCCCCACCCCAGGCCATTCTTATTGGTGATAAGGGTGAAGGTAAGGGCACAAAGAAGCTCTTTGCCTGGTTAAAGAAAAACGATTTAAACAAACAAACCGTTATTTGCGGTCATTACATGATGCCTTATGTGGAGGAATTTAAACAGATATTTCCCAAACTTTCCCAGGCTGCTCAATATATAGTAGCTGATGCAGGCATGATGTATCTAGCCAAGGGTTCCGGTTTGGCAAGGAAAGTGGATGTATTTACACCAGATGCAGGAGAGTTGGCCTTTTTGGCAGATAAAAATGCCACTCATCCTGCCTATGTCAAACGGATTTTGTTTGAGATGGATACAGATAATATGGAAGACTTAATAAAAGAAGCCTATGTTGCAAAAAATCTTCCTGAATTTGCACTTGTGAAGGGAAGAGAAGATTTGATTGTCAAAAATGGAAAAATTATTACTTCTGTCTCTTCACCCATGGTTGAGGCTATGGAGGCTATTGGTGGTACAGGTGATGCCTTGGTAGGAATCCTATCCGCTCTTATTACAGCAGGCTTTTCTCTGGATAAAGCGTCTATTTTGGCAGCCAAGATTAACCGCATCGCTGGAAATTTAGCTCAACCTACACCAGCAACAACTATTTCAGAAATTATAAAATTTATTCCAAAGGCCATAAAGGAGGTGATAAAATGA
- a CDS encoding YeeE/YedE thiosulfate transporter family protein: MRWTAAKVGFLVGLGAAIGQAFFKIIPPPAYGVCIACHVRDLDNWIILKIYPSFYSGKFIGGPVSAHFPLLTIVGVVIGAFLAAKVNKEFQWRTMRVWWQRPHVEFVWGMLVCIGALMMGGCPIRTTLKAAYLDLTAMSGLFSIFLGVFLGCKVIKHLVKLGG, encoded by the coding sequence ATGAGATGGACAGCGGCAAAAGTAGGATTTCTTGTTGGTCTTGGGGCAGCTATAGGACAGGCATTTTTTAAAATCATTCCTCCTCCAGCCTATGGAGTTTGTATTGCCTGTCATGTGCGAGATTTGGACAATTGGATTATTTTAAAAATTTATCCTAGTTTTTATAGTGGTAAATTCATTGGTGGGCCTGTTTCTGCCCATTTCCCACTGTTGACTATTGTGGGTGTGGTTATTGGTGCCTTCTTGGCAGCAAAAGTCAACAAAGAATTTCAGTGGAGGACTATGCGGGTGTGGTGGCAAAGGCCTCATGTAGAATTTGTCTGGGGTATGTTAGTTTGTATAGGTGCGTTAATGATGGGAGGATGTCCAATTCGCACTACTTTAAAAGCTGCCTATTTAGACCTTACCGCCATGTCTGGATTGTTTTCTATCTTTTTAGGCGTCTTTTTAGGCTGTAAGGTAATCAAACACTTGGTAAAACTTGGAGGGTAA